In the Ensifer adhaerens genome, one interval contains:
- a CDS encoding aspartate ammonia-lyase: protein MSNVTRQEHDLLGWRDVPSSASYGIHTLRAMENFPITGRTIASLPDLVVALATIKEAAALANRELGRLDEVRMRAICMACSEIRSGKLHDQFVVDLIQGGAGTSTNMNANEVIANRALELMNRSRGEYDVIHPNEHVNMSQSTNDVYPTALKIAAWFAARRLGETLASLARAFLEKAGEFSDVVKIGRTQLQDAVPMTLGQEFGAHAHMIEEDRLRLQQAANHLCEINLGGTAIGTGINAPAGYASLVREKLIALTGIELLTAPNLVAATQDCGSFVELSGALKKTAVKISKICNDLRLLSSGPRAGLNEITLPPRQAGSSIMPGKINPVIPEVVNQVAFAVIGNDVTISFAAEAGQLQLNAFEPVMAYSLFNSLDHMEAACRTLELNCVKGITANRHQLRQAVENSIGLATALNPYIGYANATSVAMEAHRTGRSVFDLVSEQGLLSREQLNCVLEPQSLAEPGRSGDLRNASSGHGEMTGAERI from the coding sequence ATGTCAAATGTGACGCGCCAAGAACATGATCTTCTTGGCTGGCGAGACGTACCGTCGTCTGCCTCCTACGGCATTCACACACTGCGCGCGATGGAGAACTTCCCAATCACGGGGAGAACCATCGCTTCGTTGCCGGATCTTGTCGTCGCACTCGCCACAATCAAGGAAGCCGCCGCGCTCGCCAATCGAGAACTTGGCAGGCTGGATGAGGTAAGAATGCGGGCAATATGCATGGCCTGCAGCGAAATCCGCTCAGGTAAACTGCACGACCAGTTCGTTGTGGACCTGATTCAAGGTGGCGCGGGCACTTCGACGAACATGAATGCCAATGAGGTTATCGCCAACCGCGCGTTAGAACTCATGAACAGAAGTCGAGGTGAATACGACGTCATTCACCCCAACGAGCACGTCAACATGAGCCAGAGCACGAACGATGTTTACCCAACTGCTCTGAAGATTGCGGCGTGGTTCGCAGCGCGACGATTGGGTGAAACTCTTGCGTCTTTAGCTCGAGCATTTTTAGAAAAAGCAGGTGAGTTTTCCGATGTTGTTAAGATCGGGAGAACACAGCTTCAGGATGCAGTGCCGATGACTCTGGGCCAAGAGTTCGGCGCTCATGCACATATGATTGAAGAGGATCGCTTGCGGCTTCAGCAAGCCGCCAATCATCTCTGCGAGATTAATCTGGGCGGAACAGCTATCGGAACAGGGATAAATGCTCCGGCCGGCTATGCTAGCCTCGTTCGCGAAAAGCTTATCGCGCTTACAGGCATTGAACTTCTCACCGCACCTAATCTCGTGGCGGCAACGCAAGACTGCGGCTCATTCGTTGAGCTGTCCGGAGCCTTGAAAAAAACTGCGGTCAAGATATCGAAGATTTGCAACGACCTTCGGCTCCTCTCAAGCGGTCCTCGTGCCGGTCTGAACGAAATAACGCTCCCTCCACGGCAGGCCGGGTCATCTATCATGCCCGGCAAGATCAATCCGGTGATCCCCGAAGTCGTCAATCAAGTTGCTTTTGCAGTGATTGGCAATGATGTAACGATTTCGTTTGCTGCCGAGGCGGGACAACTCCAACTCAACGCTTTTGAGCCAGTAATGGCATACAGTCTGTTCAATAGTCTCGATCATATGGAAGCCGCGTGTCGCACATTAGAACTGAATTGTGTGAAAGGGATCACTGCGAACCGCCATCAACTCAGGCAGGCCGTTGAAAATTCCATAGGTCTCGCCACGGCGCTCAACCCGTACATCGGATACGCGAATGCGACGTCGGTTGCGATGGAGGCACACCGGACGGGACGAAGTGTGTTTGACCTGGTGTCCGAGCAGGGGCTTCTTAGCAGAGAGCAGCTTAATTGTGTGCTTGAGCCGCAATCGTTAGCTGAACCGGGTCGAAGCGGCGACCTTCGGAATGCGTCGAGCGGTCATGGCGAGATGACTGGTGCGGAACGCATCTGA
- a CDS encoding TetR family transcriptional regulator — protein sequence MRVSRQQAEKNREHVIDVASRLFRERGFDGIGLSDLMNAAGLTRGAFYGQFRSKADLEVRSSERAINENLYKLRQAVSADAARPLLALVTYYLSTTHRDATAGGCALAALGPDAAREGQHVRSVFTCGIEAHLELFRDVLGASAKPSGFDDAVGVLATLVGAIVLARTINDDALSREVLAAATRTLVTHYSSELGSDTNA from the coding sequence ATGCGGGTTAGTCGGCAGCAGGCGGAAAAAAACCGAGAACACGTAATCGATGTCGCAAGCCGCTTATTTCGTGAACGGGGTTTTGACGGAATCGGGCTGTCCGACCTTATGAATGCGGCAGGACTTACGCGGGGAGCCTTTTATGGGCAGTTTCGATCCAAAGCTGACCTTGAGGTGAGATCGAGCGAAAGAGCTATCAATGAAAACCTCTATAAGCTTCGCCAGGCGGTTTCTGCCGATGCCGCGCGCCCTCTACTGGCCCTAGTGACCTACTACCTATCGACGACACACCGCGACGCGACAGCGGGCGGGTGCGCGCTGGCTGCTCTTGGCCCGGATGCTGCGCGAGAAGGCCAACACGTGCGCTCTGTCTTCACCTGTGGAATTGAGGCGCACCTGGAATTGTTCCGAGACGTTTTAGGTGCATCGGCGAAGCCGTCGGGCTTCGACGATGCCGTGGGGGTCCTTGCAACCCTGGTTGGCGCAATTGTGCTGGCGCGAACGATCAACGATGACGCCCTTTCAAGAGAGGTTCTCGCGGCAGCCACACGGACTCTCGTTACGCATTATTCTTCAGAGCTTGGATCGGACACGAATGCATAG
- a CDS encoding IS3 family transposase (programmed frameshift), which yields MKKQRFTEEQIIAVLKEQEAGAKVAELCRKHGISEATFYNWKAKYGGMEVSEAKRLKALEEENAKLKKLLAEQMLDAAALRELLGKKMVGPAAKREAVAHLKTVMGLSERRACQIISADRKMVRYRSCRPPEVELRARLRDLANERRRFGYRRLFVLLKRDGEPSGVNRIYRLYREEGLSVRKRKARRRAVGTRAPILVEAKANARWSLDFVHDQFACGRRFRVLNIVDDVTRECLAAIPDTSISGRRVARELTALIERRGKPGMIVSDHGTEFTSNAILAWSKEHKVEWHYIAPGKPMQNGYVESFNGRMRDELLNESLFFGLGHARSAISEWAEDYNNFRPHSSLGYQTPANYAGTIAATGSNAAQDEGYAFPPVAPTAPNGVSKTAGALIAAG from the exons ATGAAGAAGCAGAGATTTACGGAAGAGCAGATTATTGCGGTGCTGAAGGAGCAGGAGGCTGGCGCGAAGGTGGCTGAGCTCTGCCGCAAGCACGGGATTTCGGAAGCGACCTTTTATAACTGGAAAGCCAAATACGGCGGTATGGAGGTCTCCGAGGCGAAGCGTCTCAAGGCGCTCGAGGAGGAGAATGCTAAGCTGAAGAAGCTGTTGGCCGAGCAGATGCTGGACGCTGCCGCGCTCCGCGAGCTTCTGG GCAAAAAAATGGTAGGGCCTGCCGCCAAGCGCGAAGCCGTCGCGCATCTGAAGACCGTGATGGGTCTTTCGGAACGGCGGGCCTGCCAGATCATATCCGCTGATCGGAAGATGGTGCGCTATCGGTCCTGCCGGCCGCCGGAGGTCGAACTGCGGGCAAGACTGCGCGACCTCGCCAACGAGCGACGGCGTTTCGGCTATCGGCGGCTGTTCGTCCTGCTCAAGCGAGACGGAGAGCCGTCCGGCGTCAATCGCATCTACCGGCTCTACCGCGAGGAAGGGCTGTCGGTCCGCAAGCGGAAAGCCAGACGGCGTGCCGTCGGCACGCGTGCGCCGATCCTGGTCGAAGCGAAGGCCAATGCCCGCTGGTCGCTGGATTTCGTCCACGACCAGTTTGCCTGCGGAAGGAGGTTTCGCGTGCTCAACATCGTCGATGACGTGACGCGCGAATGCCTGGCGGCAATCCCCGACACATCGATCTCCGGGCGTCGGGTCGCCCGCGAACTGACGGCGCTTATCGAACGGCGCGGCAAGCCCGGCATGATCGTCTCCGACCATGGCACGGAGTTCACGTCGAACGCGATCCTCGCCTGGTCAAAGGAGCACAAGGTCGAATGGCACTACATCGCGCCGGGAAAGCCGATGCAGAACGGCTACGTCGAATCCTTCAACGGCCGCATGCGCGACGAACTGCTGAACGAGAGCCTGTTCTTCGGTCTCGGCCACGCTCGCAGCGCCATTTCCGAATGGGCGGAGGATTACAACAATTTCCGGCCACACTCATCGCTCGGATATCAGACCCCGGCCAACTATGCCGGGACCATCGCCGCAACCGGCTCCAACGCTGCGCAAGATGAAGGCTACGCGTTTCCGCCGGTTGCTCCCACCGCGCCAAATGGCGTATCGAAAACCGCCGGGGCTCTAATCGCCGCTGGATGA
- a CDS encoding alpha/beta fold hydrolase: MLDRRLAYRDFGSGTPLLLCVRFRGTMDSWDPAFLDGLASNGFRVIVFDYSGLGASTGNRTYDPASLARDAGDLLTALNIEKAVVGGWSLGGIAAQILFATSPQRVSHLVLIGSTPPGQLVKSGEALFYELAKRENDLEDIVALFFEPRSAASRLAAEQSQRRIAERTTDLSPTIPVEWAGTQLGDAPRNPMFPADAVLGALKTTKIPVIHIGGDHDIIFPVENWSALAGQLPTLRVVTFPETGHGPHQQYPQESADYIAAFTRNSK; this comes from the coding sequence GTGTTAGATCGCCGCCTGGCTTATCGAGATTTTGGTTCAGGTACACCCTTACTGCTCTGCGTGCGGTTCCGGGGTACCATGGATTCATGGGATCCTGCATTCCTCGATGGTCTTGCCAGCAACGGGTTCCGGGTTATCGTCTTCGACTATAGCGGGCTCGGCGCTTCCACCGGAAATCGCACCTATGATCCGGCTTCACTCGCTCGGGACGCGGGCGATCTGCTCACGGCCCTGAACATCGAGAAAGCCGTCGTTGGTGGCTGGTCATTAGGCGGGATTGCTGCGCAAATCTTGTTTGCGACTTCACCGCAACGCGTCAGTCACTTGGTGCTGATTGGGAGTACGCCACCCGGGCAACTCGTTAAGAGTGGTGAAGCCCTGTTCTATGAACTGGCAAAGCGAGAAAACGATCTAGAAGATATTGTTGCCTTGTTCTTCGAGCCAAGGTCGGCTGCAAGCCGGCTGGCCGCAGAGCAGTCCCAGCGACGGATCGCAGAGCGGACAACTGACCTTTCGCCGACAATTCCAGTGGAATGGGCCGGTACGCAATTAGGAGATGCGCCGCGCAATCCGATGTTCCCGGCCGATGCAGTGTTGGGAGCTCTCAAGACCACAAAGATCCCGGTCATTCATATTGGTGGTGACCACGACATTATCTTTCCGGTGGAGAACTGGTCCGCTTTAGCTGGGCAACTACCGACGCTTCGGGTCGTGACCTTCCCGGAAACAGGGCACGGTCCGCATCAGCAGTATCCGCAAGAAAGTGCGGACTATATCGCCGCATTCACGAGAAATAGCAAATAA
- a CDS encoding enoyl-CoA hydratase/isomerase family protein codes for MTSKSIESAETTIGRQPSLTESQAVRVTNPWPGVARAVIDNPPFNLFTPTVFAGFRLLQQYVDDPANDVRVVIIESANPDFFIAHVDFSELAIIPDIPGAANVVENWPKFAEWLSSTPALTIAKLRGRARGIGSELAISADLRFASIENTLLCQIEVGFGLLPGGGGLEWLPRHVGRARALEIILGAEDFDAKTAELYGWINRAIPDAELDAYVDRLARRVASFNPVSIAKTKQMIDQRSPTPPIGDYAESFGAILGLANTERAREIARVARGRADGNLATREFDLPVVYDPDRWAE; via the coding sequence ATGACCTCAAAATCAATCGAGAGCGCTGAGACAACGATTGGTCGGCAACCCTCCCTCACGGAGTCGCAAGCGGTGCGCGTGACTAACCCGTGGCCTGGGGTGGCGCGTGCGGTTATTGACAATCCGCCGTTCAATCTTTTCACGCCTACCGTGTTCGCCGGGTTCAGGCTGCTGCAGCAATATGTCGACGATCCAGCCAATGACGTCCGAGTAGTGATCATCGAATCGGCCAATCCGGACTTCTTCATAGCTCATGTTGACTTCAGCGAGCTTGCGATCATCCCTGACATTCCCGGGGCTGCCAACGTCGTCGAGAACTGGCCGAAATTCGCGGAGTGGCTGTCATCGACCCCCGCGCTGACTATCGCAAAGCTTCGGGGCCGCGCTCGGGGCATTGGCAGCGAGCTGGCGATTTCGGCAGATCTGCGCTTCGCCAGCATCGAAAACACCCTGCTATGCCAAATTGAAGTCGGCTTCGGGCTCCTCCCCGGAGGCGGCGGGCTCGAGTGGCTACCGAGGCATGTCGGGCGTGCCCGCGCACTCGAAATCATACTCGGCGCTGAAGACTTCGATGCGAAGACAGCGGAACTGTACGGCTGGATCAATCGTGCTATTCCGGACGCTGAGCTCGACGCCTATGTCGACCGCCTTGCGCGCCGCGTCGCCTCATTCAATCCAGTATCAATCGCGAAAACCAAGCAGATGATCGATCAACGCTCTCCGACGCCACCGATCGGTGACTACGCTGAAAGCTTCGGTGCAATCCTCGGCCTTGCAAATACCGAGAGGGCACGGGAGATCGCTAGGGTAGCCCGAGGCCGCGCCGACGGAAACCTGGCCACTCGTGAGTTTGACCTACCCGTTGTTTATGATCCTGATCGTTGGGCCGAGTGA
- a CDS encoding intradiol ring-cleavage dioxygenase: MITQENGFFTEEDSVEVVTSRNSNAKSERLKQAMDVVIRKLHEAVKEIEPSQEEWMEAIQFLTQTGATCNDWRQEFILLSDVLGVSMLVDAINNRKPSGASESTVLGPFHVAEAPELPMGSNICLDQKGEDMFIQGLILDTSGQPIADAVIDVWQANDEGFYDVQQKGIQPDFNLRGVFRTGKDGRYWFRAVKPKYYPIPDDGPVGQLLSDLGRHPYRPAHLHYIIKAVGFETLTTHIFDPKDPYINSDAVFGVKRSLLAEFVKVDDRTRSVAYGFEGDFWEVVHDFVLAEER, translated from the coding sequence ATGATTACGCAAGAGAACGGGTTCTTCACCGAAGAAGATTCAGTCGAGGTCGTCACCAGCCGAAACAGCAACGCGAAAAGCGAACGGTTGAAGCAAGCTATGGATGTTGTAATCCGTAAGCTGCACGAGGCTGTAAAGGAAATCGAGCCTAGTCAGGAAGAATGGATGGAGGCCATTCAGTTTCTTACGCAGACCGGCGCAACCTGCAATGACTGGCGACAGGAATTCATTCTTCTTTCTGACGTTCTTGGCGTATCGATGTTGGTGGATGCAATCAACAATCGAAAGCCATCGGGTGCGTCAGAGAGTACGGTTCTCGGTCCATTCCACGTAGCTGAGGCGCCAGAGTTGCCCATGGGCTCAAACATCTGCCTCGACCAAAAGGGTGAGGACATGTTTATCCAAGGGTTGATCCTCGATACTTCCGGTCAACCTATCGCCGATGCAGTAATCGACGTTTGGCAGGCCAATGACGAAGGCTTTTACGACGTCCAACAGAAAGGGATTCAGCCGGATTTTAATTTGCGAGGGGTATTTCGAACCGGAAAGGATGGACGCTACTGGTTTCGTGCAGTGAAGCCCAAATACTATCCAATTCCAGACGACGGGCCCGTCGGTCAGCTTTTGAGCGACCTGGGAAGACACCCCTATCGACCGGCTCACCTGCATTACATCATCAAGGCCGTTGGGTTCGAAACTCTAACCACCCATATTTTCGATCCCAAGGACCCTTATATAAACTCCGACGCCGTATTTGGAGTAAAGAGGAGCTTGCTTGCGGAATTTGTGAAGGTAGATGATCGGACGCGTTCGGTGGCATATGGCTTTGAAGGAGACTTCTGGGAAGTAGTGCATGACTTCGTGCTGGCGGAAGAGCGTTGA